The Haloarcula pelagica genome includes a region encoding these proteins:
- a CDS encoding type II toxin-antitoxin system VapC family toxin: MLCFDNSVVAKFARPDPDANVIAYLKQHAKEPWAIPATVLFEYLRYYSTQSTVNQNHHALNQRIQRVLPLNEAVAVEAVLLEQSLSQQDVSLDLADLLHAATARENSATFVTCDASDFDKAPIHQLLDLDIVEPADSET; the protein is encoded by the coding sequence ATGCTGTGTTTCGACAACAGCGTGGTCGCGAAATTCGCACGGCCTGATCCGGATGCTAACGTCATCGCATACCTGAAACAACACGCGAAAGAGCCGTGGGCAATTCCAGCGACGGTGTTGTTCGAGTACCTTCGCTACTATTCAACACAGAGTACCGTCAACCAGAACCACCACGCACTGAACCAACGAATCCAGCGTGTCTTACCGTTGAATGAAGCCGTTGCGGTAGAGGCGGTCCTACTGGAGCAATCTCTTTCGCAACAAGATGTCTCATTGGACCTGGCCGACCTGCTCCACGCTGCAACGGCCCGCGAAAATAGCGCGACCTTTGTCACCTGTGATGCGTCGGATTTCGACAAAGCTCCGATTCATCAGTTGCTGGACCTCGATATCGTTGAACCAGCCGACTCCGAAACGTAG
- a CDS encoding DUF7557 family protein has protein sequence MSTSIRISEETKQKLEAVKRDDETFDELLDRLAVTRTADDVEAMAGFAEEGIEEHMDETHDKLSESLEENSHR, from the coding sequence ATGAGTACATCGATTCGGATCTCAGAAGAAACGAAACAGAAGCTTGAGGCGGTGAAACGTGACGACGAAACGTTTGATGAGCTGCTTGATCGGTTAGCAGTGACGCGCACAGCTGACGATGTGGAAGCAATGGCCGGCTTTGCAGAGGAGGGCATCGAGGAGCACATGGACGAAACCCATGACAAGCTATCCGAATCACTCGAAGAAAACAGCCACCGGTGA
- a CDS encoding SWIM zinc finger family protein — MATTDTPTEIDVEEAGPDKRTVAALTEVMTVLDSIGRARDAPGLYLVNSSSGSEYLVDTFQGTCECPWSQYNPGQECKHRKRVAFATGERPIPEWIDADALDDQFGMHVDGEPRRAVADGGVAQARVDDGGVTDPAEDLFAVHSEDDPRTKRAKRESIDVAFLEQPGVYEVHSASDSRYEVDVLEETCTCPDTADRCKHLRRVDIEIREGLVPRPDGKLPDA, encoded by the coding sequence ATGGCTACAACCGACACTCCCACCGAGATCGACGTCGAGGAGGCTGGCCCAGACAAACGCACTGTCGCGGCGCTCACCGAGGTCATGACCGTCCTGGATTCGATCGGCCGGGCGCGGGACGCACCCGGCCTGTACCTGGTCAACTCCAGTTCTGGTTCCGAGTATCTCGTCGATACTTTCCAAGGGACCTGCGAGTGTCCCTGGTCCCAGTACAACCCCGGCCAGGAGTGCAAGCACCGCAAGCGGGTCGCCTTCGCGACCGGTGAGCGGCCGATCCCCGAGTGGATCGACGCCGACGCCCTGGACGACCAGTTCGGGATGCACGTCGACGGCGAGCCGCGCCGAGCGGTGGCCGACGGGGGCGTCGCGCAGGCTCGCGTCGACGATGGCGGCGTCACCGATCCAGCAGAGGACCTCTTCGCGGTCCACTCTGAGGACGACCCTCGCACCAAGCGGGCCAAGCGCGAGTCCATCGACGTCGCCTTCTTGGAACAGCCCGGTGTCTACGAGGTCCACTCGGCGTCGGACAGTCGCTACGAGGTCGACGTTCTCGAGGAGACGTGTACCTGTCCCGACACCGCCGATCGGTGCAAGCACCTCCGGCGTGTCGATATCGAGATCCGCGAGGGGCTGGTGCCCCGCCCCGACGGCAAGCTTCCCGACGCCTGA